One Hordeum vulgare subsp. vulgare chromosome 4H, MorexV3_pseudomolecules_assembly, whole genome shotgun sequence DNA window includes the following coding sequences:
- the LOC123449821 gene encoding DUF21 domain-containing protein At2g14520-like, which translates to MTSHEACCGTMFWVYLLSCAGLVMFAGLMSGLTLGLMSLSLVDLEVLAKAGTPQDRRNAARILPVVKNQHLLLCTLLIGNSLAMEALPIFLDSLVPSFGAILISVTLILAFGEIMPQAICTRYGLSMGAKAAPIVRVLLVVFFPVAYPISKLLDWLLGKGHVALMRRAELKTLVDMHGDAAGKGGELTHDETTIIAGALEMTQKTAKDAMTPISETFSLDINAKLDVHTVGMIMTKGHSRIPIYSGRPSNIIGLILVKNLLTCRPEDEVPTRHVTIRKIPRVADDLPLYDILNEFQKGHSHMAVVVKRTKEAGASAEKNSSSTPDYKMTNGYAHADGLGLSPSHVNIPGSRRNNNAKYSKKIERKRDNILDFNTDPLPHYSMDEEAVGIITMEDVMEELLQEDILDETDEYVDVHNKIKINMLPPGKSVSPLVSPGGEPPSQGIRKTPMASPLSPYHNGGSILRSPVTNQTRSPGTLPTAFSPGRSPASQTPVRSSPTSSWVSRNSYRNP; encoded by the exons ATGACGAGCCACGAGGCGTGCTGCGGGACCATGTTCTGGGTGTACCTGCTGTCCTGCGCGGGGCTGGTGATGTTCGCGGGGCTCATGTCGGGGCTCACCCTCGGCCTCATGTCGCTCAGCCTCGTGGACCTGGAGGTGCTGGCCAAGGCCGGCACCCCGCAGGACCGGCGCAACGCCGCCAGGATCCTGCCCGTCGTCAAGAACCAGCACCTGCTCCTCTGCACGCTCCTCATCGGCAACTCCCTCGCCATGGAGGCGCTCcccatcttcctcgactccctcgtgccctccttcggcgccaTCCTCATCTCCGTCACCCTCATCCTCGCCTTCGGTGAG ATCATGCCGCAGGCCATCTGCACGCGCTACGGGCTCAGCATGGGGGCCAAGGCGGCGCCCATCGTCCGGGTGCTCCTCGTCGTCTTCTTCCCCGTCGCCTACCCCATCAGCAAG CTGTTGGATTGGCTACTGGGAAAGGGCCATGTTGCACTTATGAGGAGAGCTGAGCTGAAGACATTAGTTGATATGCACGGCGATGCG GCTGGAAAAGGTGGAGAGCTGACTCATGATGAAACTACTATCATTGCAGGAGCTTTGGAGATGACTCAGAAGACTGCAAAAGATGCCATGACTCCCATATCTGAAACCTTCTCACTTGACATAAATGCCAAGTTGGATGT GCATACAGTGGGTATGATAATGACCAAAGGGCACAGCCGTATTCCAATATACTCTGGAAGACCTAGCAATATTATCGGTCTTATATTG GTAAAAAACTTGCTTACTTGCCGACCTGAGGatgaggtgcccactagacatgtTACTATCAGAAAAATTCCAAG GGTGGCTGATGATCTTCCTCTCTATGACATTCTAAATGAGTTTCAGAAAGGTCACAGCCACATGGCTGTGGTTGTCAAACGCACTAAAGAAGCAGGAGCATCTGCTGAAAAGAATAGCAGTTCTACACCAGATTACAAAATGACCAACGGATATGCTCATGCTGATG GTCTGGGTTTGTCACCCTCGCATGTCAACATTCCCGGAAGTCGTCGAAATAACAATGCTAAGTACAGTAAGAAAATTGAAAGGAAACGGGACAACATTCTTGATTTTAACACCGATCCACTTCCTCATTATTCGATGGATGAGGAAGCTGTGGGAATAATTACGATGGAGGATGTCATGGAAGAATTGCTGCAG GAAGATATCTTGGATGAAACAGACGAGTATGTTGATGTGCATAACAA GATCAAAATAAACATGTTACCGCCAGGCAAATCAGTGTCGCCTCTTGTATCTCCTGGTGGTGAACCTCCATCTCAAGGAATAAGAAAGACCCCTATGGCTTCTCCGCTTTCGCCATACCATAATGGCGGCTCCATCTTACGTTCCCCTGTTACAAACCAAACTCGATCACCTGGGACTTTACCGACAGCCTTTTCTCCTGGGAGGTCACCCGCGTCTCAAACTCCCGTGCGCAGTTCGCCGACTTCAAGTTGG GTATCGAGGAATTCCTACCGAAATCCGTAG